The stretch of DNA ACTGGGAGATTCATTCGCTCGGCGCGACACTGTTCCTCATCTTCGGAAGTCTCTTCACGCTGACGACGGCACTCACCGTGTGGCCTCAGATGCCGGGTCCGGCAACGTACGCCGCGGTCGCGCTGGGGGTGCTCGGACTGGTCGGATACTTCTGTTTCACGTACTCCTGGGACCTCGGTCTGGGTGTCGGCGGCATCGAACGGGTCGCGGCGTACTCGGCGATTCTCGGGTTCGTCGTGTGCGTCCACCTCGTGACGCAGCTGCAGTCGGTTCGACGTTCGGCTGCCGTCCGGGTCGGAGACACCACCGGTGCATAGACAGCTGAACCGTCCACGCCGAGCCCGTGCCCTGTCGTCGGCGACGGTGTTCCTCGCGCTCGCCTGCATCGGCGCCACCGGGTGGTACGCGTCGAGCGATGTCGCGCAGGCCTCCGGGAAGGGCGAGTCGGTGCTCCTGTTCGACGATTTCGCCGGGACCGCGGGAACGTTGCCGGACCCCCGCGTCTGGGGACACGCAATCGGGGGAGGAGGCTGGGGAAACGGCGAGGCTCAGGTCTACACGGACGATCCCGCCAATTCCCGCCTCGACGGCGACGGCAGGCTCGTGATCGAAGCCCGCCGGGACGGATCGGGCTACACATCCGCACGCCTGGTCACCCTCGACCGCTTCGCATTTCAGTACGGGCGCGCCGAGGCCCGCATCAAGCTGCCGACGGGGCAGGGCCTGCACCCCGCGTTCTGGTTGCTGGGTACGGACGTCGACCGCGTGGGCTGGCCCCAGTCGGGGGAGATCGACGTGATCGAGACGATCAACGACGCGTCGTTCACCCACAGCGCGCTGCACGGCCCGTCCGCGGACGGCACCCCCTGGAGCCTGAATGTCGAAGGCAGCGAGAATGTGTCGGACGATTTTCACGACTACTGGGTGGAGCGGTCACCGGACCGGATCACGTTCGGAATCGACGACGCCACGACGGGCGAGTTCTCGCGTGCGGATCTGGACCCGGGACAGGAGTGGGTGTT from Rhodococcus opacus B4 encodes:
- a CDS encoding glycoside hydrolase family 16 protein — protein: MHRQLNRPRRARALSSATVFLALACIGATGWYASSDVAQASGKGESVLLFDDFAGTAGTLPDPRVWGHAIGGGGWGNGEAQVYTDDPANSRLDGDGRLVIEARRDGSGYTSARLVTLDRFAFQYGRAEARIKLPTGQGLHPAFWLLGTDVDRVGWPQSGEIDVIETINDASFTHSALHGPSADGTPWSLNVEGSENVSDDFHDYWVERSPDRITFGIDDATTGEFSRADLDPGQEWVFDKPFSLLLNVAVGGRWPGDAGADTTFPATMLVDWVKVTDE